A single bacterium DNA region contains:
- a CDS encoding 2-isopropylmalate synthase, producing MSWHIQEKKSVWREPTGKKILIDDRAEPELFREAFPYTAPPMIPFDGKIVPMDPPDEIFITSTTFRDGQQARPPYSVKQTVDLFKLEHKLAGPKGILRKSEFFLYTDKDREAVRQCLELGYAYPKVTAWIRANINDFHLLKGMGLKETGVLTSISDYHIYRKFKKTRQQAVDGFLKVVDAALAEGIEIRCHFEDVTRADYYGCVIPFAQILMERSKEAKIPITIRLCDTMGYGVPYAGAALPRSVPKLVYGLHHEAGVPKSQIEWHGHNDFYKVLINASTAWLYGCMYANGTLLGYGERTGNTPIEGLVFEYAGLRGTLDGMDTVAIHDITDYYQMNFPHQKIPSNMPFVGASFNTTRAGIHADGLTKDEEIYNIFDTTKILNRPPGIAITDKSGLAGIAYWIQTFLSGAKGVDKIDKNDGRVARVAAWVEKQYEEGRTTAISQQEMIEVVAVEFPTMKDEVDKLRRTGFFVQDTQ from the coding sequence ATGAGCTGGCATATCCAGGAAAAAAAGAGCGTCTGGCGGGAGCCGACCGGCAAAAAGATACTCATTGACGACAGAGCCGAGCCGGAACTTTTCCGTGAGGCGTTCCCCTACACAGCCCCCCCCATGATTCCCTTCGATGGCAAAATCGTGCCGATGGACCCCCCCGACGAAATTTTCATCACCAGCACCACCTTCCGCGACGGCCAGCAGGCCAGGCCGCCCTACTCGGTCAAGCAGACCGTTGACCTCTTCAAGCTCGAGCACAAGCTCGCGGGCCCGAAGGGCATCCTGCGCAAATCCGAGTTCTTCCTCTACACGGATAAAGACCGGGAGGCGGTGCGGCAGTGTCTGGAGCTGGGGTACGCCTACCCCAAGGTAACGGCCTGGATCCGCGCGAACATCAACGACTTCCATCTGCTCAAGGGCATGGGCCTCAAGGAGACCGGCGTTCTCACCTCCATCTCCGACTACCACATCTACCGCAAATTCAAGAAGACACGCCAGCAGGCCGTGGACGGTTTCCTCAAGGTGGTGGACGCGGCGCTCGCCGAGGGCATCGAAATCCGCTGCCACTTCGAGGACGTCACCCGCGCCGACTACTACGGGTGCGTCATCCCCTTCGCCCAGATATTGATGGAACGCTCCAAAGAGGCCAAGATACCCATCACCATCCGCCTGTGCGACACGATGGGCTACGGTGTCCCCTATGCCGGTGCCGCGCTGCCGCGCAGCGTGCCCAAGCTGGTCTACGGCCTGCACCACGAGGCCGGGGTGCCCAAATCCCAGATCGAGTGGCACGGCCACAACGACTTCTATAAGGTGCTCATCAACGCCAGCACGGCATGGCTCTACGGCTGCATGTACGCCAACGGAACCCTCCTGGGCTACGGCGAGCGCACCGGCAACACACCCATCGAGGGCCTGGTCTTCGAGTACGCCGGCCTGCGGGGGACCCTGGACGGGATGGACACCGTGGCCATCCACGACATCACCGACTACTACCAGATGAACTTCCCCCACCAGAAGATACCTTCGAACATGCCCTTCGTGGGGGCGAGCTTCAACACGACGCGAGCCGGCATCCACGCCGACGGGCTCACCAAGGACGAGGAAATCTACAACATCTTCGACACCACCAAGATTCTGAACCGCCCGCCCGGAATCGCCATCACCGACAAGTCCGGCCTCGCCGGCATCGCCTACTGGATCCAGACCTTCCTCTCCGGGGCCAAGGGGGTCGACAAAATCGACAAGAACGACGGGCGGGTCGCGCGCGTCGCCGCCTGGGTCGAGAAGCAGTACGAGGAGGGTCGCACCACGGCCATCTCCCAGCAGGAGATGATCGAGGTCGTGGCCGTGGAGTTCCCCACGATGAAGGACGAGGTGGACAAGCTGCGTCGCACCGGCTTCTTCGTCCAGGACACCCAATAG
- a CDS encoding 3-isopropylmalate dehydratase large subunit yields MGLSLAEKIISAHSGGPAAPGELVIADVDAALVQDGTGPLSVRELEKAGKVQAAHPERTVIFLDHASPSPRKELSNAHTILRDFAAKTGVIVSEIGEGVCHQRMVEDYIRPGDLLVGADSHTVTSGALGAFATGMGSTDVAFAIALGKVWLRVPESFKIELTGTFPPGVYAKDLMLSIIGHIGADGATYKSLDFTGPGASGLTMSERFTLANMAVEAGAKAGIFAADEKTREFLAEMGRPGDFSPIAPDPDAVYEKTFAFDLGKIEPTVSFPHTVDNTRPVGEAGGIKIHQAFIGTCTNGRLDDLRIAAGIVKGKKAAAGVRFLICPASRKVYRAALVEGLLETFVDSGATVLPPGCGPCVGIHQGVLGDGEVCIATQNRNFHGRMGNPEGFIYLASPATVAASALAGEITDPRRI; encoded by the coding sequence ATGGGACTCTCACTCGCCGAGAAAATCATCTCCGCCCACTCGGGCGGACCGGCCGCACCGGGCGAGCTCGTCATCGCCGACGTGGACGCCGCCCTGGTTCAGGACGGCACCGGCCCCCTGTCGGTGCGGGAGCTGGAGAAGGCCGGGAAAGTCCAGGCCGCCCACCCCGAACGGACGGTCATCTTCCTGGACCACGCCTCGCCCAGCCCGCGCAAGGAGCTCTCCAACGCCCACACCATCCTGCGGGACTTCGCCGCCAAGACCGGCGTGATCGTCTCCGAGATCGGCGAGGGCGTCTGTCACCAGCGCATGGTCGAGGACTACATCCGCCCCGGCGACCTCCTCGTCGGGGCGGATTCCCACACCGTCACCTCGGGCGCCCTGGGGGCCTTCGCCACCGGCATGGGCTCCACCGACGTGGCCTTCGCCATCGCGCTGGGGAAGGTCTGGCTGCGCGTGCCGGAGAGCTTCAAGATAGAGCTCACCGGCACCTTCCCCCCCGGGGTGTACGCCAAGGACCTGATGCTCTCCATCATCGGGCACATCGGCGCCGACGGGGCGACCTACAAGTCCCTCGACTTCACCGGGCCCGGGGCGTCGGGGCTCACCATGTCCGAGCGTTTCACCCTGGCCAACATGGCGGTGGAGGCCGGGGCCAAGGCCGGCATCTTCGCCGCCGACGAAAAGACTCGGGAGTTCCTGGCCGAGATGGGCCGGCCGGGGGATTTTTCCCCCATCGCCCCCGACCCCGACGCGGTGTACGAGAAGACCTTCGCCTTCGATCTGGGAAAGATCGAGCCCACCGTGAGCTTCCCCCACACCGTGGACAACACGCGGCCCGTGGGCGAGGCCGGGGGGATAAAAATCCACCAGGCCTTCATCGGCACCTGCACCAACGGCCGCCTGGACGACCTGCGCATCGCCGCCGGAATCGTCAAGGGCAAAAAGGCCGCGGCCGGGGTTCGTTTCCTGATCTGCCCCGCCTCGCGGAAGGTGTACCGGGCCGCCCTGGTCGAGGGCCTTTTGGAAACCTTCGTGGACTCGGGCGCGACGGTGCTGCCCCCGGGCTGCGGGCCCTGCGTGGGCATCCACCAGGGTGTGCTGGGCGACGGCGAGGTTTGCATCGCCACCCAGAACCGCAACTTCCACGGCCGCATGGGCAACCCCGAGGGGTTCATCTACCTCGCCTCCCCGGCGACGGTGGCAGCCTCGGCGCTCGCCGGGGAAATCACCGACCCGCGCCGGATTTAA
- a CDS encoding 3-isopropylmalate dehydratase small subunit, translating to MDVLKGRAFKFGDDISTDHIAPGRYFHLRNDLPKLAEHTLEDADPTFASRVKPGDFVVGGRNFGLGSSREHAPRVIKVCGVSAVLAKSFARIFYRNSFNVGLPALVCDTDGIEDGDELEVNLGSGVIRDLTKGSELRFTPIPDSMRALLADGGLTEHIIKHGTFKL from the coding sequence GTGGACGTACTGAAGGGCCGGGCGTTCAAGTTCGGCGACGACATCTCCACCGACCACATCGCCCCGGGGCGCTACTTCCACCTCCGCAACGACCTGCCGAAGCTGGCCGAGCACACCCTGGAGGACGCCGACCCCACCTTCGCCTCCCGGGTGAAGCCGGGGGACTTCGTGGTGGGCGGCCGTAACTTCGGCCTGGGCTCCTCCCGCGAGCACGCCCCCCGCGTGATAAAGGTGTGCGGCGTTTCGGCGGTTTTAGCGAAATCCTTCGCCCGCATCTTCTACCGCAACTCGTTCAACGTGGGGCTGCCAGCCCTGGTGTGTGACACCGACGGTATCGAGGATGGGGACGAGCTCGAGGTGAACCTCGGCTCGGGCGTCATCCGGGACCTGACCAAGGGCTCCGAGCTCCGCTTCACCCCGATCCCGGACTCCATGCGTGCTCTGTTGGCCGACGGCGGTCTCACCGAGCACATCATCAAGCACGGAACCTTTAAACTGTAA
- the icd gene encoding isocitrate dehydrogenase (NADP(+)), giving the protein MSPEKITVRDGRLEIPDQPVIPFIEGDGIGPDITRASMHVWNAAVEKLYGGRRKIHWKEIYAGDKAFEKTGSYLPDETIEDIAEYVVAIKGPLTTPVGGGFRSLNVSLRQILDLYACVRPVKYYRGVPSPMREPEKLDVVIYRENTEDVYAGIEWEEGTPEAKKLIAFIGDELGKKIRPDSGIGIKPISITGSKRLARKAIKHAVDHELASVTFVHKGNIMKYTEGAFKLWGYELALDEFRDEVITEVELWDQVMAEDGVTPTIKDGAFAGLRGGKPAGDPGGRVVVKDRIADQMFQQVLLRPDEYDVLATPNLNGDYLSDACAAQVGGLGIAPGANIGDYVALFEATHGTAPKYRGLDKVNPSSLLLSGVMLLEYLGWNEAAEAIKTALEKTILDRVVTYDLARQLDGVRPVKASEFAKAIAANLP; this is encoded by the coding sequence ATGAGTCCCGAGAAGATCACCGTGAGGGACGGGAGGCTGGAGATTCCCGACCAGCCCGTAATCCCCTTCATCGAGGGTGACGGCATCGGCCCCGACATCACGCGGGCCTCGATGCACGTGTGGAACGCGGCCGTGGAGAAGCTCTACGGCGGCCGCCGGAAAATCCACTGGAAGGAAATCTACGCCGGCGACAAGGCCTTCGAGAAGACCGGCTCCTACCTCCCCGACGAGACCATCGAGGACATCGCCGAGTACGTGGTCGCCATCAAGGGGCCGCTGACCACCCCGGTGGGCGGCGGCTTCCGCAGCCTGAACGTCAGCCTCCGGCAGATTCTCGACCTCTACGCCTGCGTCCGGCCGGTCAAGTATTACCGCGGTGTCCCCTCGCCCATGCGCGAGCCCGAGAAGCTCGACGTGGTCATCTACCGAGAGAATACCGAGGACGTTTACGCCGGCATCGAGTGGGAGGAGGGGACCCCGGAGGCCAAGAAGCTCATCGCTTTCATCGGGGACGAACTGGGGAAGAAAATCCGCCCCGACTCCGGCATCGGCATCAAGCCCATCTCGATCACCGGCTCCAAGCGTCTCGCGCGCAAGGCGATAAAACATGCCGTGGACCACGAGCTGGCCTCCGTCACCTTCGTGCACAAGGGCAACATCATGAAGTACACGGAGGGCGCCTTCAAGCTCTGGGGCTACGAGCTGGCGCTGGACGAGTTCCGCGACGAGGTCATCACCGAGGTGGAGCTCTGGGACCAGGTGATGGCCGAGGACGGCGTGACCCCGACAATTAAGGATGGCGCCTTCGCCGGTCTGCGCGGCGGCAAGCCGGCCGGCGACCCCGGCGGGCGCGTGGTGGTCAAGGACCGAATCGCCGACCAGATGTTCCAGCAGGTGCTCCTGCGTCCCGACGAGTACGACGTCCTGGCGACGCCCAACCTCAACGGGGACTACCTCTCCGACGCGTGCGCGGCCCAGGTCGGCGGCCTGGGCATAGCCCCCGGCGCCAACATCGGCGATTACGTCGCCCTCTTCGAGGCCACCCACGGCACCGCCCCCAAGTACCGCGGTCTGGACAAGGTCAACCCCAGCTCGCTCCTTTTATCCGGGGTGATGCTCCTGGAGTACCTGGGTTGGAACGAGGCCGCCGAGGCCATCAAGACCGCCCTCGAGAAGACCATCCTCGACCGCGTCGTGACTTACGACCTCGCCCGGCAGTTGGACGGCGTCCGGCCGGTCAAGGCCAGCGAATTCGCCAAGGCCATCGCGGCCAACCTCCCCTAG
- a CDS encoding tetratricopeptide repeat protein, producing the protein MNCSCCGRESAEDFRFCPYCGVILGADDSECYRREGARLRSRGKIVDAINAYEKAAKLVKDDPSLYKNLGDLYYLHGEPDRAIVTLKHSLDLLENQSFTWYALGIAYYRSGYVGKAVEALKRCLDCDPDFAMAYYWLGIACYHMGDLPRAKEYNEKLIKLHPESRIANYHLGIVCNALGEYAKAIENFREVEERNPNDPALMYHMGYAYSCLYQMPKALEKLRRALEINPNHRQAKILLDNYLESGEP; encoded by the coding sequence ATGAACTGTTCATGCTGCGGCCGGGAATCAGCGGAGGACTTCAGATTCTGTCCTTACTGCGGCGTGATTCTGGGGGCCGATGACAGCGAGTGCTACCGCCGGGAGGGAGCCCGCCTGCGCTCTCGGGGCAAGATTGTCGACGCCATCAATGCCTACGAGAAGGCGGCGAAGCTCGTCAAGGACGACCCTTCCTTATACAAGAACCTCGGCGACCTGTACTACCTGCACGGGGAGCCGGACAGGGCCATCGTGACGCTCAAGCACTCCCTGGATCTCCTCGAGAACCAGAGCTTCACCTGGTACGCCCTCGGCATCGCGTACTACCGGAGCGGTTACGTCGGCAAGGCCGTGGAGGCCCTGAAGCGCTGCCTCGACTGTGACCCCGACTTCGCCATGGCCTATTACTGGCTGGGAATCGCCTGCTACCACATGGGCGATCTGCCCCGGGCCAAGGAGTACAACGAGAAGCTCATCAAGCTCCACCCCGAGTCGCGCATCGCCAACTACCACCTCGGGATCGTCTGCAACGCCCTTGGGGAGTACGCCAAGGCCATCGAGAATTTCCGGGAGGTCGAGGAGCGCAACCCCAATGACCCGGCGCTCATGTACCACATGGGCTACGCCTACAGCTGCCTCTACCAGATGCCCAAGGCCCTGGAGAAGCTCCGCCGCGCCCTGGAGATAAACCCCAACCACCGCCAGGCGAAGATTCTCCTCGACAACTACCTGGAGTCAGGCGAGCCTTGA
- a CDS encoding Vms1/Ankzf1 family peptidyl-tRNA hydrolase, whose translation MENDAKRVTPRQITEALMRELALLAEGDRTVLSVYLDLSQGWDRATGFVARESSRLERLVSGEEREYLEASVSFLADFLKRKKMHGFAGPGLAFFADLGADYVRGVELPAPPEPLLAVDSGAVLFPLAVQLDEYEPVGVILVDASGARILVTAGETAEAEDSLREKIHHRSKVGGWSQMRYQRRREKQVKHLAKELADRAEEIFREEGINRVVLAGHARMIAALKEELPPSLVEKVIGEIPWNLKEGDSELLEKMEPLVEAVEREQEKSLLEHLTAGLRRGGLAVAGVEDAELALQMGAVDVLLIGDGIAADARERLTDLAESTDAHVEYVPGKSETLDGLDGVGALLRFKVRR comes from the coding sequence ATGGAAAACGATGCGAAGCGAGTTACGCCCCGGCAGATCACCGAGGCCCTGATGCGCGAGCTCGCCCTCCTCGCCGAGGGCGACCGCACCGTCCTGTCCGTTTACCTGGACCTCTCGCAGGGGTGGGACAGGGCGACCGGGTTCGTCGCGCGGGAATCCTCCCGCCTTGAGCGCCTGGTGTCCGGCGAGGAGCGGGAGTACCTGGAGGCGTCGGTCTCCTTTCTGGCCGATTTTCTAAAAAGAAAGAAGATGCACGGTTTCGCCGGTCCCGGTCTGGCCTTCTTCGCCGACCTGGGCGCCGACTACGTCCGGGGCGTGGAGCTGCCCGCTCCCCCGGAGCCGCTACTGGCCGTGGACTCGGGGGCCGTCCTCTTTCCGCTGGCGGTCCAGCTCGACGAGTACGAGCCGGTGGGGGTTATTCTGGTGGACGCCTCCGGGGCGCGGATTCTCGTCACCGCCGGTGAGACGGCCGAGGCGGAGGATTCCCTGCGCGAGAAAATCCACCACCGGTCCAAGGTGGGCGGCTGGTCGCAGATGCGCTACCAGCGCCGCCGCGAGAAGCAGGTGAAGCACCTGGCCAAGGAGCTGGCCGACCGGGCCGAAGAAATCTTCCGCGAGGAGGGGATCAACCGCGTCGTCCTGGCCGGCCACGCGCGGATGATCGCCGCCCTGAAGGAGGAGCTTCCCCCGTCGCTCGTGGAGAAGGTCATCGGCGAAATTCCCTGGAACCTGAAGGAGGGGGACTCCGAGCTGTTGGAGAAGATGGAGCCCCTGGTGGAGGCGGTGGAGAGGGAGCAGGAGAAGAGCCTCCTCGAGCACCTGACGGCCGGGCTGCGGCGCGGCGGCCTGGCCGTCGCCGGTGTTGAAGATGCGGAACTGGCCCTGCAGATGGGCGCGGTGGACGTGCTTTTAATCGGTGACGGTATCGCCGCCGACGCGCGGGAGCGCCTGACCGACCTCGCCGAATCCACCGACGCCCACGTGGAGTACGTGCCCGGGAAGAGTGAAACCCTCGACGGCCTGGACGGCGTCGGGGCGCTCCTGCGGTTCAAGGTCCGGCGCTGA
- a CDS encoding GNAT family N-acetyltransferase — translation MAQLEIREMDPSTEYFVGTCSHVGESAEIDACGRRRLGWLNEMRERGLRVHVALLDSGPVGFIYSMPIEVSPWGPAGRDLTAIPCLWVLEKGRGVGAGRGLVAEAEREARERKSRGVCTEAYYWDFWFLPGGFYEKLGYAVVERRGERALLWKVFDSSAEPPRFFENAYRHAPVPGKVVIDLYWNRLCQTSEIEAQRVREVAAEFGDRVLLNEFPAHDAGVRDRYGLSRGIYVNGKEIFWGYEAPREGIRETVQQALDLPGA, via the coding sequence GTGGCTCAACTCGAAATCAGGGAGATGGACCCCTCCACCGAATACTTCGTGGGCACCTGCTCTCACGTGGGGGAGAGCGCCGAGATAGACGCCTGCGGACGGCGGCGTCTGGGCTGGCTCAATGAAATGCGCGAAAGGGGCCTCCGGGTGCACGTCGCCCTCCTGGACTCAGGCCCGGTGGGCTTCATCTACTCGATGCCGATCGAGGTCAGCCCCTGGGGCCCGGCGGGCCGCGACCTGACGGCGATTCCCTGCCTGTGGGTTCTGGAGAAGGGGCGCGGCGTCGGCGCCGGACGGGGCCTGGTGGCCGAGGCGGAGAGGGAGGCGAGGGAGCGGAAATCCAGGGGCGTCTGTACCGAGGCCTACTATTGGGATTTCTGGTTCCTGCCCGGCGGCTTCTACGAGAAGCTGGGTTACGCCGTCGTGGAGCGCCGGGGCGAGCGGGCGCTCCTGTGGAAGGTGTTCGATTCTTCCGCCGAGCCGCCGCGGTTTTTCGAGAACGCCTACCGCCACGCACCCGTCCCCGGAAAGGTCGTGATAGACCTCTACTGGAACCGCCTGTGCCAGACCTCGGAGATAGAGGCCCAGCGCGTGCGCGAGGTGGCGGCGGAGTTCGGCGACCGGGTGCTGCTGAACGAGTTCCCGGCCCACGACGCGGGTGTCCGCGACCGGTACGGGCTCTCCCGCGGTATCTACGTCAACGGGAAGGAAATTTTCTGGGGCTACGAGGCGCCGCGGGAGGGCATCCGGGAGACCGTCCAACAGGCGCTGGATTTGCCGGGGGCATAG